Proteins encoded by one window of Lathyrus oleraceus cultivar Zhongwan6 chromosome 1, CAAS_Psat_ZW6_1.0, whole genome shotgun sequence:
- the LOC127138376 gene encoding cullin-1: protein MSERKTIDLDQGWDFMLKGIKKLKNILEGLPEPQFTSDDYMMLYTTIYNMCTQKPPHDYSQPLYDKYKESFEEYIISTVLPSLREKHDEFMLRELVRRWANHKIMVRWLSRFFHYLDRYFIARRSLPPLNEVGLTCFRDLVYKEINGKVRDAVISLIDQEREGEQIDRALLKNVLDIFVEIGMGQMDQYDNDFEAAMLKDTSAYYSRKASNWILEDSCPDYMLKAEECLKREKDRVAHYLHSSSESKLLEKVQHELLSVYANQLLEKEHSGCHSLLTDDKVEDLSRMFRLFSKIPRGLEPVSCIFKQHVTAEGTALVKLAEDAASNRKAEKRDIVGLQEQIFVRKVIELHDKYLAYVSDCFQNHTLFHKALKEAFEIFCNKGVAGSSSAELLATFCDNILKKGGSEKLSDEAIEDTLEKVVKLLAYISDKDLFAEFYRKKLARRLLFDKSANDDHERSILTKLKQQCGGQFTSKMEGMVTDLTLAKENQTSFEEYLSNNPNIDPGIDLTVTVLTTGFWPSYKSFDLNLPAEMVRCVEVFKEFYQTKTKHRKLTWIYSLGTCNVSGKFEPKTMELVVTTYQASALLLFNSSDRLSYSEIMTQLNLTDDDVVRLLHSLSCAKYKILTKEPSTKTISPTDHFEFNSKFTDKMRRIKIPLPPVDEKKKVIEDVDKDRRYAIDASIVRIMKSRKVLSYQQLVMECVEQLGRMFKPDVKAIKKRIEDLISRDYLERDRDNANLFKYLA, encoded by the exons ATGAGTGAACGCAAGACTATCGACTTAGATCAAGGATGGGATTTTATGCTGAAGGGAATAAAGAAGCTGAAGAATATTCTAGAAGGGCTACCTGAACCTCAGTTCACCTCTGATGACTATATGATGCTATACAC AACCATATACAATATGTGCACTCAGAAGCCTCCTCATGACTATTCCCAACCATTGTATGACAAGTATAAGGAATCATTTGAAGAGTACATCATATCAACA GTATTGCCTTCTTTGAGAGAGAAGCATGATGAATTTATGTTGCGTGAACTTGTGAGGAGGTGGGCTAACCATAAAATCATGGTTAGATGGCTTTCTCGTTTCTTTCACTATTTGGATCGATATTTTATAGCTCGAAGGTCACTTCCGCCgcttaatgaagttggattgaCTTGCTTCCGTGATTTG GTTTACAAGGAAATAAATGGGAAAGTGAGAGATGCCGTGATTTCTCTT ATTGATCAAGAACGGGAAGGAGAGCAGATTGATCGAGCTCTATTAAAAAATGTATTAGATATATTTGTTGAAATTGGAATGGGGCAAATGGATCAATATGACAATGATTTTGAAGCTGCCATGCTCAAAGACACTTCTGCATATTATTCTCGAAAGGCTTCAAACTGGATCCTAGAAGATTCTTGTCCTGATTATATGCTCAAG GCTGAGGAGTGCTTGAAACGGGAGAAAGATAGGGTTGCTCATTACCTACACTCTAGCAGCGAGTCAAAGTTATTAGAG AAAGTTCAACATGAGCTTCTATCTGTGTATGCAAACCAACTTCTTGAAAAAGAGCATTCTGGATGTCATTCATTACTTACAGATGACAAG GTTGAAGACTTGTCGAGGATGTTCAGACTCTTTTCTAAAATACCCCGAGGCTTGGAGCCTGTTTCCTGTATATTTAAGCAG CATGTTACTGCAGAAGGTACAGCATTGGTGAAGTTGGCTGAAGATGCAGCAAGTAACAGGAAG GCAGAGAAAAGAGATATTGTTGGTTTACAAGAGCAG ATTTTTGTTCGAAAAGTGATTGAGCTGCATGACAAGTACCTGGCATATGTGAGCGACTGTTTCCAAAATCATACTCTATTCCACAAG GCTCTTAAGGAGGCTTTTGAGATTTTTTGCAACAAGGGTGTTGCTGGAAGCTCAAGTGCCGAACTGCTTGCCACTTTTTGTGATAATATTCTCAAGAAAGGAGGAAGTGAAAAATTGAGTGATGAAGCAATTGAAGATACTCTTGAGAAG GTTGTCAAGCTACTTGCCTATATTAGTGATAAGGATTTGTTTGCCGAATTTTATAG GAAAAAGCTTGCTCGAAGGCTTCTTTTTGATAAGAGTGCTAATGATGACCATGAGAGGAGTATTTTAACAAAATTGAAGCAACAATGTGGTGGTCAATTTACCTCAAAGATGGAAGGAATG GTTACCGATTTGACGCTGGCAAAGGAGAATCAAACAAGCTTTGAAGAATATTTAAGCAATAATCCTAATATAGACCCTGGAATTGACTTGACAGTTACAGTTCTGACCACTGGTTTTTGGCCTAGTTATAAATCTTTTGACCTCAATCTCCCTGCAGAGATG GTTAGGTGTGTAGAAGTTTTTAAGGAATTTTATCAAACAAAAACTAAGCACAGAAAGCTTACTTGGATTTATTCCTTGGGTACCTGTAATGTAAGTGGgaaatttgaaccaaaaactaTGGAGCTGGTTGTGACGACATACCAG GCTTCTGCACTGCTTCTTTTCAATTCCTCAGATAGACTGAGTTATTCTGAGATAATGACTCAGTTGAACTTGACCGACGATGATGTTGTTAGACTGCTTCACTCCTTATCATGTGCCAAATACAAGATTCTTACCAAGGAGCCAAGCACGAAAACAATATCACCTACTGATCATTTTGAATTTAATTCCAAATTTACAGACAAAATGAGGAGGATCAAG ATTCCTCTTCCTCCTGTGGATGAGAAGAAAAAAGTAATTGAGGATGTTGACAAGGACAGAAGATATGCTATTGATGCCTCAATTGTTCGTATTATGAAGAGTCGGAAAGTTTTGAGTTACCAACAGTTAGTTATGGAGTGCGTTGAGCAGTTAGGCCGCATGTTTAAG CCCGATGTCAAGGCAATTAAGAAGCGTATTGAAGACTTGATCTCTAGAGACTACCTCGAAAGAGACAGAGATAATGCAAATTTGTTCAAGTACTTGGCATGA
- the LOC127108493 gene encoding uncharacterized protein LOC127108493, whose protein sequence is MPTHGGASVSAIKESDKGELIHKVEEIQTPITMIGTQLLKSSLITVELVDEENGKDLKNFIQRMLDQGKLQIEHRVKGLKEKEIAVVDIPYDAVNVEIPITPLVIEFPAPFVYEDEKAVPWIYQPKAFKQGKEDRPLVINESNVTSIIRPAGMIRNGRVFAPRVVDTSAKIKGKEVATPIQILVPNLEIQEMHLSPKVAFTREEAEEFVRIIKKSDYKVLDQLNQTPSKISMLSLLLSSKAHRDSLMKVLSAAHITKDITVEQFDDVIDCVTTRKFLGFNDDELSIEGKNHNKALHISLRCIDIILSRVLVDTSSSLNVMPKTTLVKLPLEGMNMKPSTLIVKTFYGSRRAVIGEVDLPIKIGPTIFTITFQVMDIHPRYSCLLGRPWIHSAGAVTSTLHQKLKFIMNDKMIVIRGEEDILISHLTSFRYIKMDGENTETPFQSLEVVNVMAVQQTSESPK, encoded by the coding sequence ATGCCAACACATGGAGGTGCTTCAGTCAGTGCCATTAAGGAGAGTGATAAAGGTGAATTGATCCATAAAGTTGAAGAAATTCAAACTCCTATCACCATGATAGGTACACAACTGCTGAAGAGTAGTTTGATCACGGTGGAGTTAGTTGATGAAGAAAATGGTAAAGATTTGAAGAATTTTATCCAACGAATGTTGGATCAAGGCAAATTACAGATTGAGCATCGTGTCAAAGGTTTGAAAGAGAAAGAAATAGCGGTGGTTGACATTCCGTATGACGCAGTCAATGTGGAAATCCCTATAACCCCGTTGGTGATAGAATTTCCAGCACCCTTCGTATATGAGGACGAGAAGGCAGTACCTTGGATATATCAGCCCAAAGCTTTTAAGCAGGGGAAGGAAGATCGACCTTTGGTTATCAATGAATCAAATGTCACCTCAATCATAAGACCAGCTGGAATGATACGCAATGGCCGAGTGTTTGCACCAAGGGTTGTTGATACTTCTGCCAAGATTAAAGGGAAAGAAGTTGCTACTCCCATCCAAATCCTTGTCCCTAATCTAGAAATTCAAGAAATGCATCTATCTCCCAAAGTTGCATTCACCCGTGAGGAGGCAGAGGAATTTGTGAGGATAATAAAGAAAAGTGATTACAAAGTATTGGACCAATTGAATCAAACCCCTTCGAAAATCTCCATGTTGTCCTTACTGCTCAGCTCAAAAGCACATAGAGACTCATTGATGAAGGTGCTAAGCGCTGCACATATCACAAAGGACATAACGGTGGAGCAATTTGATGACGTGATAGATTGTGTGACCACCAGAAAATTCTTGGGGTTTAATGATGATGAGTTGTCGATTGAAGGgaagaatcataacaaagctctaCATATCTCCTTAAGATGCATAGACATTATACTGTCAAGAGTGTTAGTAGACACAAGTTCCTCGTTGAATGTCATGCCAAAAACTACTTTGGTAAAACTACCGTTGGAAGGAATGAATATGAAACCTAGCACTTTGATAGTAAAAACGTTTTATGGCTCAAGACGAGCAGTAATAGGGGAGGTGGACTTACCAATTAAGATTGGCCCGACTATCTTCACTATTAcattccaagtcatggacatacACCCCAGATATAGTTGTTTACTTGGGAGACCGTGGATTCATTCTGCAGGCGCAGTCACTTCCACTTTACATCAGAAGTTAAAATTCATCATGAATGACAAGATGATTGTGATTAGAGGAGAAGAGGATATCCTGATTAGCCACTTAACTTCTTTCAGATATATTAAAATGGACGGCGAGAACACTGAGACACCATTCCAGTCCTTGGAGGTGGTAAATGTAATGGCCGTTCAGCAGACATCTGAGTCACCAAAATGA